GCCACCGCCCACATCCAAAAAGTTGGCTGGCTGGCCACCAAATAATTTGATGGTATCCATCGTGGCCATTGCCAGACCCGCACCATTTACTAGGCAACCAATATTGCCATCCAAGGAAATGTAAGCGAGATCAAATTTAGATGCCTCAATCTCAGCAGCATCTTCTTCGTCGACATCACGATAGGCCACGATTTCAGGATGGCGATAAAGCGCATTTGAATCAAAGTTAAATTTCGCATCGAGAGCCTTAATCTTGCCATTGCCCTCAAGAATGAGTGGATTAATTTCGACTAGAGATGCGTCCGTATCCCAGTAGGTTTTGTAAAGATTCTTCAATACCTCACGCGCTTGGGCTTGCGAACCTTCCGGAACCCCAATACCTTTACTCAGTTGATCGCACTGCGCATCGCTTAAACCAGTTAAGGGATCAACAAACACTTTGATGATTTTCTCAGGAGTCTTTGCAGCGACCTCTTCGATATCCATTCCGCCCTCACTGGAGGCCATGACCACCACTTTCTGAGTGGCGCGATCGGTCAAAATTCCGAGGTAGTACTCTTTTTTAATATCAGCGCCGTCCTCAACGAGTAAACGACGGACTTTTTGTCCTTCAGGCCCTGTCTGATGGGTCTTTAATTGCATGCCCAGAATTGCGCTGGCGTATTGTTTTACCTCATCCATGCTTTTGGCTACTTTCACGCCACCGCCTTTACCGCGACCGCCCGCATGAATTTGCGCCTTTACAACCCAAACTGGTCCACCTAACTTCTTTGCTGCTTCGATGGCCTCATCAACACTAAACGCTGGAATACCATTGGGTACCGGTACATTAAATTGGCGCAGAATCTCCTTGCCTTGGTACTCATGAATTTTCATAGCAACTCCTGGAATGATTAAATTTCAACGCCAGCGTGAAAAGCTATTTTCCTTGATGAGGCCCCTGGGTCATTGACCCAAATCAAGGCAAAAAAGGCTTAATACGCCCTCAAAAGACCCATAAGTCTAACATTTTCACTGCACCAAATTGGCTATTTTGAGGGGGTCCGGCCGCTAATAAGTCGATTGACGAGCTCTGGATTAAATCCTTTTGAAACCAAGAATCGGTACTGTTTGGCACGCTCCTTTTGGTCGGAGGAAATTTCACCAAATTTACGTGCCCACAAGGCCTGGGCGCGCTCAAATTCAGAAGAGCTTAACTCATGACTTAGACTGGAAATCATATTTTGATCAATTCCCGCTCTCTGTAACTCATCGGCCACGCGGCGCAAACCGTAGCGCTGACTTCGCCGTCGCACAAGGGCCTGAGCATACCGTTCATCGGATAACCAACCTTTCGCCTCAAAGTCATCCAAAATCGCAGTAATTTGCTCCTCAAAATCGACCGGCGGATTGTTATCCGTTTGACTACCTATGCGCTGTAACTTTTGAGCGAGTTCATGACGACTGTATTCACGTCGGGATAAAAGACGCAAAGCCCGAGCTTTAAGACTCGGGCTTTGTTTAGGAACGCGATCGAAATCTGGCATTAAGCGCTCGCTGATTCAATCTCCTCATCGTCTAAGGTTTCGCTAATGAGGGTACCGCCACTCTTAACACCAAGCTTTTGTCGAATCTTGGCCTCGATCTCCTTTGCGATCTCAGGATTCTCCTTTAAGAATTCGCGCACATTATCTTTACCTTGGCCGATGCGATCACCGTTATAGCTATACCAAGCGCCTGACTTTTCAACGATCTCGGCCTCAACGCCCATATCGATAATTTCGCCTTCACGGGAGATGCCCGAGCCATACATGATGTCAAAGATTGCTTCGCGGAACGGTGGCGACACTTTGTTCTTCACGACCTTCACACGGGTCTCGTTACCGATCACATCATCACCCTTCTTGATGCTGCCAATCCTTCGAATATCAAGACGCATCGAGGCATAGAACTTAAGTGCATTACCGCCAGTCGTGGTTTCTGGCGAGCCAAACATCACACCAATCTTCATCCGAATTTGGTTAATGAATATCACCATCGAATTCGTGCGCTTGATGGTGCCAGTTAACTTACGTAAGGCTTGGCTCATCAGGCGTGCCTGCAGTCCTGGTAATGAGTCCCCCATATCACCTTCAATCTCGGCCTTTGGAACCAAGGCTGCGACCGAGTCGATCACGATTAAATCAATTGAACCTGAACGCACCAGCGCATCGGCAATTTCCAATGCCTGCTCACCGGTATCGGGTTGAGAGATTAGTAGATTATTGACGTCCACGCCCAACTTAGCGGCGTACTGCACATCCAGCGCATGTTCGGCATCAATAAATGCGCAGGTGCCACCAAGCTTTTGCATCTCAGCAACAGCATGGAGGGTTAATGTGGTTTTACCGGAGGACTCTGGACCGTAGATTTCGATCACGCGGCCACGTGCGAGACCGCCCACGCCTAAGGCGATATCGAGGCCTAGGGAGCCACTCGATACCACTTGAATATCTTGGTTAATCTCTGCGTCGCCAAGACGCATAATCGAGCCCTTACCAAACTGCTTCTCAATTTGGGCCAAGGCGGCCGTTAGTGCTTTTTGCTTCTCACCGCTCATCCCTGCAAACTCTGATGAGGCTGATTTTTTCTTGTCGTCCATGGCCATCCTTTTCTTAATTTTGGTTCGGTTTTGCTCGAATAATTACTTTATTTCATACTGTATGCTTACTGTATATAAAAACAGTATTGTTTGCAAGTGGGGTAGTTTGATTTATTTGTGGGATTTGCTTGATATTTAAATAAGTAAGTGCTTATTTACATATAATTAATTGATTTATATCGATTAATTTTTTTCTTTCGCAAAAAATAGAAATACTGGCATTGCAATGGCCCAAACCACCGCCAAGTAAATCAATGCAAAAATTTGATCGTCTGAGCTTGGCCAGGAGGCGGCACCAAGGCGCACCCCCGCTTCGTAACACAGCGGTCCCGCAATAGCCCCCAAAACGGCAGCTAAACCATTTTTACCCTGCAACCAAGCCATCGACTCTTTCAGAGTGGTCGCAAAGACCAGCCATAGTGCCCACATCCAGACCGGTGAAATGGCAGCAAATGGAAAGTCCGACTCAAACCGAATCCACCCCAGCTGAACCAAAATCGTGTCCGCAATCAGGCCATAAATAAATACCTTCAGAAGTAGTTCATGTTCGCCGCGGGCATTCTGATGCAACCAGAGATAAATTCCGATGCAAATAAGCGAGATGGCGAGAGCCAACCCAATTTGATGATGAGCAGCACCTAAGATGCAAGCAAACCAACCAATCTGAAATAAAACGAAATTCCAGATCTTGCGCCAAGTACCTCGTGAAATGACTAGATTCACAATAATCAATCTAGCGTTTATAGAAAGCTAAAGTGACTTCACCCAAATAAATTCCGAACTTACTCATTTCAGCTTTATTGAGCATGACCTTATCGTCCATGAGATACATCCAATCATTAAATTGCACATGGTAAATTTTCCCATCCACTGGCAAAGCCAAGGTGTAGCGCCAGTTGAGCGCATTACCCGCTAATTCACCCACCGCTTCACCAATCACGTCACTGGCCGTGCCACTGTAACGGCCGGGGGCCACCTCGGTGAGCGTCCAAATCCGCTTTTGCTTGGTGCCATCGGAGTAAACAAAATCTTCGTCTAACGTTCCGACGCGCTTTCCATCTTTCATTTCCCATTTCGCTTTAATCAGAACCTTAAAGCGCTTAACGACTTCGCCACTTCGATCGGTAAAGATGCCATACGCATCAATTTCACCGTTAAAGTAAGTCGCTAAATCGAGCTTTGGCTGCTCCTTGCTATACATTTGCACGCTTGGACTGGAGCACGACATTACCCCTAACGATAGGAGAGAAAGCAAAAAAATGGTTGTTAGACGCTTGAGTCTAGTAAACATAGTGGGCACCAAATAAAAATTAAGGATTAGGGCAGTTTGCTGCAATCAGAGCGGGTGGACAACGACTGGCAATCAGCGCCGAGCGTAACCTTGGCGCACTGGTTCGTTCATCAAGCCAGATGCCAAAAAAGGCTTTCGCAAATGCGTCGCCAGGAACATCACCAACGGGTTTGCCGTTGTGTAAAAACAAAGTACCCCGATCGGGCAAGTGAATACCAATCAAGGTGTCCCCCGAAGCAATATCTGGAAAAATTTTCTCAAGACTTTGCAACCAAATCATTCGCTGCTTTTCAGAAACGCCTAAGCGAGTCATTTCATCGATCGTGCGCTTAGCGAGATCAGCGCCCTTAAACGATCGAATGTAATGAATTTCGAGAGCAAATCCGTTTTGACCTTTTGGATCAGCTACGTAATAGCGAGCGTCGTAGACGTCAAAACCCCAAAATGTGAGTCTTCCCTGACCTTGCAGGCTAGCGCTCTCAATGTAGCGATAAACCGGTGATTTGCCGCCTGAGGCATTCGCAGTTACCCAACTAGGCCCCAAAAGAGCAAGCAATAAACAAGCGATTCGAATAGAGGTCCAATTCATGCCACTTAGCATAGAGGAGTTTTGTGACCCTTGCACAAACCCAATTTTTCACAAGGAGGAATAAAAAAACCCGCTCCGAAGAGCGGGTTTTTAGTCCTAAACGCTAGATTAGGTTGCTTCAGTATTGAGCGTATCACCACGAAGCGTTGGGTAACGTACGTGATCAACCAACTCTTGAATATCTTTGCGTGGGGCTGGGGTTACCAAACTCACCAAGATAATTGCTGCAAATCCAAGAGGCACTCCGAACACACCGGCAGAAATTGGTGCAATTCCATACCAGAGCTCTACCGGAGATGTGACATTAAACACACCGCGCAGCCATGGCTGGGTCATGATCATGTAGTACATGGTAATACCAAGCCCCAGAATCATACCAACGCAAGCGCCTGCTTTTGTAGCACGCTTCCAAAAAATCCCAAGTACCAAGGCAGGGAAGAATGCAGCAGCAGCAAAGGAGAACGCGGCACCCACTAAGAACAAAATGTCAGCAGGTTTTTGAGCGGCCACATATGCCGCTGCAAGTGCCACAACAAGCAACAGGATTTTCGAAATTAATACGCGACGTGCCGCTGGCGCATTAGGATCGATCATCTTGTAGTACAAGTCATGCGACAAAGCGTTAGCGATGGTCAATAGCAAGCCATCAGCAGTTGACAGCGCAGCAGCCAAACCACCCGCTGCCACCATACCGGAAATCACGTAGGGCAGGCCTCCAATTTCTGGGGTTGCCAACACAATGATGTCACCGCCAATGGTCATCTCAGCCAATTGGAAGATACCGTCCTTATTGATATCCACTACCGACAGAAGCGCTGGATCGACTTTTGCCCACGCAGAAATCCAAGCGGGTAGCTTATCAAACGGCGTTCCTACCAAGACCGTAAAGACCTCGTATTTCACCAAAACTGCCAAAGCAGGAGCAGTGAAGTACAACAGGAAGATAAAGAACAATGACCAGGTCACAGATTCACGCGCTTGTTTTACCGACGGGGTCGTGTAATAACGCATCAGAATATGTGGCAAGGCAGCTGTACCAACCATCAAGCAGAAGATCAATGCTAAGAAGTTACGGCGCGATGTATCAAATGCTGCTCGTGCCTTTTCATCACCATTCGGATCACCTGCAAACTGCTGAGCATGACGTGGCATATTGGCTAACGGCTTGGAGCGATTATCTGCACCAGTTCTTTGAGCTGTCCAAGCTTTCTTTGCAGCTTCCGCATCTTTTGGAACGGCAGCCAAGGCTTTTTCAGCAGCAGCAATTTCATCTGCAGGAGCATTCGCAGCCTTCAAATCAGCCACTTTCTTCTCTGCAGCCGCTTTATCAGCAGCTAGTGCAGCAGGAACATCTTTTAATTTCTCAGAAAGGGCGTCCGCACGTGCTTTGAATATCGCACGAACTTCAAGCTCTTTTGGATCCTTAATCAGCTCTGCTTCTTTAGCTGTTACCTTTTCCAACTGTTGACCATAAACCAACTGAGGGATAGGGAAGTTTGTCTGCTTCACGGATAACCAAACCACAGGAATCATGTAAGCAATAATCAAAATGATGTATTGCGCAACCTGTGTCCAAGTTACCGCACGCATACCGCCCAAGAAGGAGCAAACCAAGATACCAGCAAGTCCTAAGAAGATACCGATCTCAAAGGGTACGCCGGCTAGACGAGTCGTAATCAAACCAACACCGTAAATCTGTGCAACGACGTATGTGAACGAGCACAAAATCGCAGCCAAGATACCGAGTAAACGTGGCAAATTACCGTCATAGCGCGCGCCCAAAAAGTCTGGGATCGTGAACTGACCGAATTTACGAAGATACGGAGCAAGAAATAATGCCACTAAGCAATATCCACCCGTCCCACCCATGATGAACGCAAGACCGCCATAACCGGTAAGGTACAAAGTACCTGCCATTCCGATAAAGGAGGCCGCAGACATCCAGTCGGCGCCTGTTGCCATGCCGTTATACACAGCAGGAACACGTCGTCCTGCCACATAGTATTCGGCAGCATCATTGGTACGACTCATTACTCCGATACCAGCATAGAGCAATACAGTAGCGCCTAAAAATACGTAACCAATCATGGCACGGCCCATACCCATTTGCTCGAGGATCGCGAGAACTATTACAAACAATACGAAGCCACCGGTATACCAACCGTAAACTTTATTGAGTTGTTTTTTAAAGGCTGCGTTACTTTGGCCAGCTCCGCCAAAAGTACCACCGCCTGCGTCAGGTGTCATTCCGGCCATGATTAATCCTCCTCCACTTCAGCACAGTCATATTCTTTGTCAAGATTATTCATGTAATGTGCGTAATAAGCGATGATGAGAACATAAATCACTAATGCTCCTTGGGCGCCGACCCAAAAACTAAATGGCCAGCCAAAGAAATTAAAATTTAGATCTCGCGCGTAAAAGCCAACAACAAAGGTTACAAAAAACCAAATGAATAACAGAATGGCTGTTATTCGCAGGTTCTTCGACCAATATTGTTTGTGCGATTCTGTTAATTGCATAACAGTTTCTCCTTAAGTTAATAAAAACAACTACTGCGAACTTCGTACGACAACATCATGAGCTAAACCGTTAAACCGGTCTCCCGTTCCAACTGTTTGGCAAATTTTGGCTCAAATTCCTTTAAATGCTTGATGATTTTTACTGCTTCTTCGGGCTCTTGGCGATCCACGTAAACCCTTGCTAATTGGTACCAACCATAGGGACTCATAGGTTGAAGTTGGGTATTTTTTCTTAATGCCTTCACTGCATCATCAAAACGACGCTGTTGAATTAGGGTTAGCCCTAATCCATACCAGGCCAAGTCTAACTTTTCATCCAGCTTGAGTGCCTTACGAAAACTAAATTCGGCATCTTCGACCTGTCCCGTCTCTTCTTGCAAAAAACCGAGGTTATACCAAGAGTAAGCTGGAGCATCAGAACGCTGCACCACTTTTTTATACATCTCGATAGCGCCTTGTTTATCACCCTCTTGGGTCTTCAAATAAGCAAGACTGGAAAGAACATACGGATCGTTTGGATATTGATGCAACATCTCTTCGAAGGTCGCAATTGCCTTGTGCCGAAGACCCAAAACAATGAATGCCGAAGCATAAAGTTTAAAGAGGTGCCAACGAAGGTCTAGCTTTACTGACATAACTCGATTCCGATGCTCACACAATGCTCAATCTTGGCAAGGGTGACTGCTATGTACAAGACCGCAACAATACAAAAGGCAACAAATGGAATTTGATGATCGGCAATTTGTTTTGGAGAAATAAAACGGGCTACACTTGTCCAGGGCTTGTTAACAATTTGAAACAATTGATAAAACAAATTCGTATCGCGCTTTTGCCCGGACAGAACAAATAGCAATCCCTGGCCCATTAAAGCAAGTCCGCCGATATACAAAAGTAATTGAGCGATATTAAGGAATAAAAGCACAGAAGCCTTTTGGGAATTGAAAAAATGCCAATGGGGATTATGGTTGGGTCACAAAAATGCCCAAATCAGTGATTTCCCTAGTAATTTAAAAATACTTGGCTAAGTATTAAGGGCTTACCCTTAATTTGTAAAGTTTAATTTACGCTCTGGGGATCCAGGCTCCCGCTTTAGATAGGTTTTTAAGCTCAGCAAGGCTCTTTGCCTCTTTCCGAATTGAATTCCAAAGACATAAAAGCAATTCACATGTGGCAAGCGTGTCCGCTGCAGCCTGATGGCGAACGCTGCATTCAATACCAAAGAGCTGCAACCAGTCATCTAAGGCTCGTGCTTTAGGATGTATGCCTGATACTGCAGCCAACGGTTCAATATCAATCCAATCATTTGCTAGCGGTGATAGGCCAAATCGTTTGTAAGCGCGGGTAATCATGCCCTGATCAAAAGGAGCATGAAATGCGAGTAAGGGAGAGCTTCCCACCCATTGTCGAAACTCCTCCAACACTTCAACCGGTGGTCTTCCGGCAGTTTGTGCACCGACGCCAATATGGTGAACCAAAATATTGTCTTTATCGGACGCTAAATCTTGTTTTAAGACCGCTTCAAAACTATCCCCAATCACAATCGTGGGTTTTGTGAATCCCGGTCCAACCTCAATCGCAATAGCTGCGATCGCAAGCAAGCGATCACGACTAGGATCCAAACCCGTTGTCTCTACATCCAACACAACCCAACGACTGGGTTCAATTCTGGATTGGCTAATTCCAAAACGGGCTAATAGATTAGCGAACATAATCGAGTTCAAGTCGTTGCTGCAGATTACGGACCTCGGAGAGCGACTCCCGCAAAATTGTCTTATCGACAGCATTCAATTTATCAACATCGACCGCATTGGGATTGCCACCAATCGCATGGCCATCAATTTGCGCAGCAAGCCGTAAGGTCTGCAAATACTCAAACGCAGCAATCCATGCAAGACTTTCGGCCCCATCCAGGTTTAATGCACGGCCAATCGCCGCTAATCGCTCACGCGTATTCACAGCACTAATACCATTCGCTAGCGAATAAATACGGGCACAGTCAACCACGATTGCGGTACCCTGTAGTTTGATATCGATGATTTGCTTACCATCGAGGTCTTTGGTTTCTAAACTACCAAACCAATTGAATGGCACTTTCCATTTCAATGAGTTTTCAACGAGTAATTTGATAAATCGTGGTGTAGCCTCAGCGCGCTTTACAACATACTCGCGCAATGGCTCCAGCAAAGACTCATTCCCTGCAAGCGCTCTAAAGTCAAAGAAGATGCTGGCATTGAGAAGATCCTCTGGATTACCCTGCTCAATCCAGCGTGCAAAACGCTCTAGCCACTCTTGTTGACTGATGCAAAGCTCTGGGTTACTTGCCATAATATTTCCCTTGCACAAGGGATACCCGCATGCATCAAGCGCCTGATTGACATCGTTCGCAAAAGCTAAATAGTGATTCTTTTTAGAAGTCTCACTATCCATATAAATCAACGCATTGTCTTGATCAGTGGCAATCGTTTGCTCACTGCGCCCCTCCGAACCAAGCGAGATCCAGGCAAAACTCTCTAAATTCAAATCATGCTGTTTAGCAAAGAGAGTGATGAGTTGTGCGGTCAGCACATCATTGAGATGACTAATAAGGGCGGTTAATTGCCTTGCCTGCACCCCCTGACCTAAAAGATTACGAGCAAATTTACGAATATTGTTTGCACACTCTTTTAGACTGTCCACGTCCTCAGCCGACCGAATCGCACTGCTAATATTGTTCAGCGATAAACGTTGCAAAGAGAATAAATCGCGTTCAGAAATGATTCCGACCAGTTCCTTGCCCCGTAACACTGGTAAATGGCGAATGTGATAACGCGACATCGTAAGACCAGCAGTCTCCGCAGTATCGTCAATCGACAGAGTTTTAACGGATCGCGACATGACCTGTTCAATCGGTGTAGTTAAGGGAACTTGAGCAAGTGTCACGCGACTTAAGACATCGTAACGGGTCAAGATGCCAACAATGTTCCCGCCATCATCTACTACTAAAACAGAGCCTACCTTTTTGTCATGGATCAACTGCAACGCATCTTGCAAAGAAGTATTTGGACTAACAGCGATTGGCTTTTTTAAAGGAAGATCGCGCAATGGACTCTCGAGGGACTGCTCGGTTAAGGCCTTAGATGCAAATGTATTTCTGAGTGCTGCTCTGGATTCCTCAAGCAGCTTGAGAATGCGATTGTTTAGAAAATCACCAAATGGCTTCGATTGGCTTGCCAGTTCGTGCATCCGTTCCAATGGCAATGCCAAACAAAAACAATCATCGACCGCTACATACTTCACGGTTGTTGGAAGCCCGGCATAGCATGCACTGACTGCCAATATATCGCCAGGATCTAATTCAAATCCCGTTTCCTCAAAGCCAGGTATCAAACGCCGACCGGATACCCGTCCTTGCCGTATTAAGTACAGGGCTTTCGGAACGCCATCGGCAGGCGAAAGAATGACCTCCTGTGGGGCAAAGTACGATTCCACCGAGTAGCGAACAAAAAAATCAACGTCTTCTTCGGCCATCTGCGAAAAAGGCAAAATGCGCATCAACTGCTGACGCAAATTCTGAACCAGGCTATACGAAATCGAAGGCTTTTTTAAACGATCACCAGATTCCATCATCTCGATTCCTCGATGTAAATCAACGATAAAGAGTTATTTCATTATGATGACTATGGATTTCGATATCAATACAATGATGGTATTGCGGGTATTACTGATTGTTTTAGTCAACTACTAGGAAACAACTATGTCGACGGCGCCAACCCTAATCAATATTGTTAGTACAACAATTTTTGCTTTGGCAGTCATTCACACCTTCTCAACAAAATTTTTTGAGCATCTTGCACACAAGCAACCGAATCATGCGGGGGTTTGGCATTTGTTGGGCGAAGTGGAGGCAGTCTTTGGTTTTTGGGCCATGGTTCTCGTTACTTTCTTTTTCATTCATACCGGCAATCAGGCAACGATTCAATACCTAGAGAGTTTGAACTTTACGGAGCCTTTGTTTGTCTTTGTGATCATGGTGATTGCCGCCAGCAAACCGGTCTTGGAATTTTGCTTGTTTCTAGTAACGCGCGTTGCGGCACTAATCCCAATCAAGAAATCGGTTTCTTTCTTTTGGGTCACCCTGACCCTAGTTCCTCTCTTGGGCTCTTTTATTACTGAACCAGCAGCAATGACGGTTGCCGCTTTATTACTAAGGGATCACTACTTTTCCAAAAAGATATCCCCAAAATTAATGTATGCCGCTTTAGGGGTTTTATTTGTCAATATTTCGATTGGCGGCACCTTAACTCCCTATGCCGCTCCTCCAATCTTGATGGTTGCTGCCAAATGGAATTGGGATATTGTTTTTATGCTTCACGAATTTGGATGGCGATCTTCTCTAGCCGTTGCTGTCAATTCAACGATTGTTTGCCTCCTGTTTTATCGTCAGCTAGAACAAATTGAGACAAATCCCTCTGGCAAGGGAGTTGATCGGATTCCCTTTAGCGTCATTCTCATCCATCTTCTCTTTTTACTGGGTGTAGTTGTCTTCGTTCATCACTCGGTTATTTTCATGGGTCTTTTTCTCTTCTTTATTGGCTACACCACAGCGTACGCTCGCTATCAAAACAAACTTATTTTCAGAGAGAGTTTGATGGTGGCGTTTTTCTTGGCAGGCCTCGTGGTTCTTGGGGGGCAGCAAAAATGGTGGTTACAGCCCCTACTAGCTAATTTAGATGCTGATACGGTCTACTACGGTGCAACCGCTCTCACGGCTATTACCGATAATGCGGCCCTGACCTATCTTGGATCATTGGTAGATGGTCTGTCTGATGAGTTTAAGTATGCCTTGGTAGCTGGTGCAGTTACGGGCGGAGGCTTAACCGTGATCGCAAATGCTCCTAATCCAGCTGGGTACTCCATTTTGCGCCCCAGTTTTGAAGATGGCGCAATTAGTGCTCTCTACCTATTTATTGCAGCGCTACCGCCAACCCTGGTCGCGATTATCGCCTTCCGCTTTATTTAAGATGCGATATCAGCTAATTGCATTTGATGCCTATGGAACCTTATTTGATGTGTATTCCATCGGCACACTTGCTGAAAAGCTATTTCCAGGTCAAGGCAAAGCACTCTCACTGCTATGGCGCGATAAACAACTTGAATACACGCGCCTCATTTCATTAGCAGACCCCAATCCGTTGGGTAGTCAACATTATCAATCCTTTTGGGATCTGACAATTGCGGCCTTGCATTTTTCTTGTGCCCAATTAAAACTTGACCTGAGCCCAGAAAACGAATCTGCTCTTCTGAAGCAATACGCTCAACTTGATTCCTTTCCAGAGTCTGCTGCGGTTCTCGAAAAGATAAAAGCTACGGGTATTAAAACGTGCGTTCTCTCAAACGGGAATCATCAGATGCTATCTTGGGCAAACCAGTCAAGTGGCTTGGATCAATTCCTTGACCGAGTGATATCGATTGAGGAGGCCCATCA
This genomic window from Polynucleobacter sp. MWH-UH24A contains:
- a CDS encoding DUF294 nucleotidyltransferase-like domain-containing protein, translated to MMESGDRLKKPSISYSLVQNLRQQLMRILPFSQMAEEDVDFFVRYSVESYFAPQEVILSPADGVPKALYLIRQGRVSGRRLIPGFEETGFELDPGDILAVSACYAGLPTTVKYVAVDDCFCLALPLERMHELASQSKPFGDFLNNRILKLLEESRAALRNTFASKALTEQSLESPLRDLPLKKPIAVSPNTSLQDALQLIHDKKVGSVLVVDDGGNIVGILTRYDVLSRVTLAQVPLTTPIEQVMSRSVKTLSIDDTAETAGLTMSRYHIRHLPVLRGKELVGIISERDLFSLQRLSLNNISSAIRSAEDVDSLKECANNIRKFARNLLGQGVQARQLTALISHLNDVLTAQLITLFAKQHDLNLESFAWISLGSEGRSEQTIATDQDNALIYMDSETSKKNHYLAFANDVNQALDACGYPLCKGNIMASNPELCISQQEWLERFARWIEQGNPEDLLNASIFFDFRALAGNESLLEPLREYVVKRAEATPRFIKLLVENSLKWKVPFNWFGSLETKDLDGKQIIDIKLQGTAIVVDCARIYSLANGISAVNTRERLAAIGRALNLDGAESLAWIAAFEYLQTLRLAAQIDGHAIGGNPNAVDVDKLNAVDKTILRESLSEVRNLQQRLELDYVR
- a CDS encoding putative Na+/H+ antiporter encodes the protein MSTAPTLINIVSTTIFALAVIHTFSTKFFEHLAHKQPNHAGVWHLLGEVEAVFGFWAMVLVTFFFIHTGNQATIQYLESLNFTEPLFVFVIMVIAASKPVLEFCLFLVTRVAALIPIKKSVSFFWVTLTLVPLLGSFITEPAAMTVAALLLRDHYFSKKISPKLMYAALGVLFVNISIGGTLTPYAAPPILMVAAKWNWDIVFMLHEFGWRSSLAVAVNSTIVCLLFYRQLEQIETNPSGKGVDRIPFSVILIHLLFLLGVVVFVHHSVIFMGLFLFFIGYTTAYARYQNKLIFRESLMVAFFLAGLVVLGGQQKWWLQPLLANLDADTVYYGATALTAITDNAALTYLGSLVDGLSDEFKYALVAGAVTGGGLTVIANAPNPAGYSILRPSFEDGAISALYLFIAALPPTLVAIIAFRFI
- a CDS encoding haloacid dehalogenase type II, giving the protein MRYQLIAFDAYGTLFDVYSIGTLAEKLFPGQGKALSLLWRDKQLEYTRLISLADPNPLGSQHYQSFWDLTIAALHFSCAQLKLDLSPENESALLKQYAQLDSFPESAAVLEKIKATGIKTCVLSNGNHQMLSWANQSSGLDQFLDRVISIEEAHQFKITPSSYQLVLNHYPIPKDQILFVSCNAWDIIGANWFGFDTYWVNRYQFPFEEIGKKPKYSGSNLNGILNYLDTSQSTPQ